In Accipiter gentilis chromosome 33, bAccGen1.1, whole genome shotgun sequence, the genomic window tgtGGCCAAAGTATGAAAACTCAGCTGGGAAGAGTGAGACAGTTTGACAGTTTCCCTGAAGAAATTGAAAGATTTAGCCACTTCTGTGTACTATTTAATTCTTTGAGACAGTTGTACTCTGTGTAAACTAGAATCATCACAAGGGGACAACTGCAAAGAGTTGGACTGGCCAAATATACAAACTAGATGTCTCTAAACAAATCATTCTTCTCTTCTATTTTAGGATTGCTAGTTGCTAGCTGAACTATAGTGTTCACTTTGCCCCTCCTCCAGAGGAAACAAACATGAAGAATTAAATCGGATTTGTTTCTTAATTCCTTTCGCAGCTTAAAACTAGTAATTCGCTATTGCCACCTATTGAAGAAAGTTGATTCCAGTAAGCTTCATTTTTGTAGGGAAGaaccacagaaattatttttttaattattctttacaATCTCTTGTGGCTGGGGCTTTTAACACATGAAATACTCATGCCTGAACTATTTCTATCCTAAACTGAATGTATCTTTATTTTCTATGCCTCATTTTAATTAATGTTATTAACAGCAGCTTTTGGAAAACTGCTCCTCTCTCTTTTTGCCTCCTCTCTTTGAATTATATAAATGAATGCATTTGGTAGAAAATCACTTAGGACCATCCATGGCTGTGGTTAATGAGTCTGTATGGACAGTTCATCAGTTAACCACAATTTTGTCTTCCTTCCATCTAGGATGGAATTCCTGTTAAGAAGAGTCAAGAGTATAAAAGTTTCTTGAAAGCAGAGCTATGAGGTGAGTTTAAGTACTCaacttcaattaattttaataacatCTAAGAATTCAAAACAGAGTTCTGAAAATCACAGCTATTGCTCTTAATCCTGTTGTTACTGTAACTCGTAAAATAGCTGACTGATATCATTCACGGAGTCAAcaagccaccttttttttttttttttttacatggagaTTTCTACAAATAAGGGAAGAGCATAGTGAAAAATGGCAAGGTAAAATAAGTAATGGATCACTGTGCTCATTATTTTTAAGATTCAGTATCTGTAATGGAAGAAGTCAGGAGGTGGGTTCTGACGCGTTTACGTGTATCCTGACACTGCTAGTGGTAACATGCTTCTGATGTGTTCCTTACGTGGCATCTCTTAAGAGAGATGGAATGGAGGCACAAATGAGTTTAAGCTCACAGAAGACATCAGTGGCAGACACAGGAAGGAGTCCAGCGTGCTGACTTCCCTCTCCTCTGGGCCATGCTGTCTTTTATAGACACTGAGCCTGCATTTCTAATTGGCACTATATTGATGAGCTAGTGAGTAAAGCTGTTTCTTTGATTCAGGATTTAGATGCTGGCATTCAGCAGAAGTGCTGAGTCACAAGTTTTTGAGTGCTGGATTCTGCCCACTGAAGACGTTCATCATAATTCACCTtgatgaaaaaatacagataatgCTTGTACTGTAAGATTAAATAAACCCAGTATTTCCTATTCAGTTTTCATTATTGATTacttttgctcattttctttctgattagAGTACTTCACGATGAGTCACATCTGATTTTAAGAAAGTACAAGGAGAACAGTCATATCACCTTATTCCAGGGGATTTCAAATATAATAAAGAACCTGGCACACTCACACTAAAACAGTAGATGACATGAGCAAGCTCAATTCTGCTCAGTTTACACAGATTGATTTCTCAATTTGAATAGGATAGGAAGCTTCTTTGAGCTGCTTAGTTGTCCACCTTCAATCTCTCCCACCAATTATGCTCAGAAACCTGCATGTAATTTTGTTCCTATTGAGTTTATTCAAGTGAGGATTTTGCTGCAAGAGAGAACAGAGCTTTTCTGATCCACAtgctcttttatttttacatctaaATTAGCCTTTCCACATTTTGCAGGATCGCCTCTTGGGATTTGCCCCCTTTGTTTTCCTGTCATGTGTGCCACTCACGTCCTGGGTGCAAGGCATTGCTTTCTAAATGCAAGGAGCACACTGCAAGGTTTCAGCTAAGGCTAATCATAGCTTTTTAGATCTCAGTAATCACTGGTGAGTCACATGAAGAACACTCCTCTTATATTTAATGCAAAGAGTATGCCTATGTATTTTTCATCTCTGCTGGTAAAACTGAGACCCATTCTTCCTGCAGTGTCTGGTGAATCCTCAGCACTTCTGGGTCTAAATGAACAGGGCAGGTGCGCAGCCCTCCTAGGCCTACGGAGAGCATGGGTTAACACTCATGCAGAACTTGGGTCACTGCAGGCTAGGCACCAAAGGGATTTAAATCTTTCCTTTCAGTGCCTTACTTCTGCTCccaaagcagaaaacacagctcCAAATTAGGGCCCTCTTCTGCCCGCCTTGCTAGGGAGCTGGTGACAAAGAATGGCACAGAACAGTGAAGAAACCTGTAACCAGGGTATTAACACAAATTCCTTTTCATGGTGACACGCTGAGTCTTTGCCTGGTAGCTAAATAATTACGCAATTTGTGGCCTGATTGCTGCATGCATAAATACTACTGAATATATAAATAGATGAAGCACAGTAATAGTATATTTTTTGCTCTCTTATTAATAATTGATCTAACTTTAGGGATTTGTGATTTGATTCTCAGTGGAAACCACCATCTAACATGACAGCTTCCAAATTAAAGGATCAAGGCTGGAGCTGGTACCTGTGCAGAGCTCTATTAGCTCAAGGTGGATATGGACTGAGACTTACTTCTGAGCTTTGTGAAGACCTCTGCATTTTGATTTCTACATACGGAGGTGACATGGTTTTATAGTTAGAATATCAAGAGGTTTGCAGAGCTGCTTATCCTAGTAGTATGAAGGAAAATTTTAAGAAGCCCGTTTATTCTATGCTGAACAGAATTGTGCTCAGACCTTACGCTCTATCAAACTATGTGTTCATATAGTAGGAAAAATCCACTGAGGAAAATGATGTCTGTTGTTCTCCTTAGGTCTTCCTGAAAACTAGATGCAACTCATCATAACAAATCCTAGTCAGCAAAAAAGTGATTACAAACATTTTTTATAATCCCTGTATTAGATGGTGTTGGAGGATGGGGTTTGGGGAAAggtattttgggggaaaaaatggctaGGGCTTTCCATTAGTTTTTATGAATTTCCTTCCTGGAATACAGAGCATGTGTGTTATTTGCCTGGCtgaaaagggaggagaggagataGCCACAAAAGTAGCCAGAAGTGTTTTGTGGGGAGTTTAGTTCTGCTCCAGACCTTCTATTCTAGCAGAAGTGATTCTAATCTAGCTGCTTGGGATGGACCACCAAAAGTTGGCATGGAGACTTTCATTTGCAGTAGCTATATGCAGTGGGATTTCTTCAGTAGCAACAAAGATCTGTTCCCCCCACTCCATGCACACTTGTTATGCTCCCATGTGCCTTTGACCAAGCTTTGTTCAGCTGTGTTTGTGCAATCCATATTGCTCCCAACACcaaaaatttccatttcttccttctaAGCTATTGACCAAAATCACCTACTATTGCTTTATACGGAAtctgaacagaaatatttaggaGATAGTTTTAACCTGTATGAAAGACAGCACTACAGGAaagatttgtttggggtttttttagattagAAGACTGATTAAAATAGCTTGATGTTAAATGGTATTTGTATAGTATGTTCACCAAGGTTATGTCTGTAACCTCACAGCAGAATTTCCTATTATTTCCCtcatttcaaatagaaaataaaaaggtatcCTGAACTGTTTTTCAAATTTACAGAcaatattttgctgaaatttcTCCTGGCAGATTTGctaacacattttaatttaaactgtgaATGTTTTCATTACCATACATTTGGCACAGAAAGTCCTAGCTAGAAATAGTGATTTTCTTCCCAACTGCATTTCACTGTTTTAAAATGCTAAGTCCTTACAACATTTCCAGAGTTTTAGTATCACTCACAACTGCAACAATAAATTGATCAAGCAAACCCTCGTGCTACGATTAACGTGAGAGGAACGGTGAGCTCGGTGGGTTTCTTATTATCTGAGACAGAGGTTTTAAAGGGCATCTGATTAAGATGCGTTCCTGTCTCGAGTACGGTCtctgaattttaataaatatgagCCTGGATGTTCATTTAGATTCGGAGCTGCTTTCGAGACCGCATTAGCAAAGCTGTTGACCAGCTATAAGCATAACACCGAGCGTAACAGCTGCAGTGCCTCACCGCTCTGAAAATTGGGGAAAGACACTCTCCGGGCTGCGCAGCAGAggacacggggtgggggggtgtgtgtgtgggggggggtgtccccgccGGGCGCCCTCCCCGCCCGCAACGCTCGCCCGTGCTACCGGCTGCGGCCGCTCCCGGCCTctgccccccgccgccgtcccggGGAGCGCCGTCCCCAGCCCGGCGCGGCGGCCGagcgggcggagcggcggcgggagcgcccCGCGGGCCGCTGCCCGGGACGAGCCCGAGGAAATGACTTACTTGCTTTGCGAGCCCTCTGCGTCTCCGCGGCCCTGCCCGGCGGCAGCGggtcccggccgccccccccccccacaccaccaCGTTGCagaggcgcggcggggcggggagcgggggcggcaTGTGGAAGGGAAGGTGCTGTCCAGAAGGAGGCGAGACGCAGCGAGGGCATCGCGGGGCCGCGGCGGTCCCCGAGCTACGGCCATGCCGGGAcagccggccccagccccgggccgggcggcgTCACCCCGCAGTCGCTTCGGAGCGCCCCGGGGCGTCACTCCAAGTAGCCATCAAAGACATCCAGCTCGCTGTCCGTCTCGTAGAGCACGGAGCCAGGGTCGGAGAGCACCCCCAGATCCACCAGAGCCTGGTCCATATCCTCGGGCAGGAAGACGATGCCTACATTGAGAACGATGTACTCCATCAGGAAGGCATAGTACAGGATCAGCACGTTGACAAAGAACAAGCCCACGTAAAACATATAGGGTAGCACCAGCAGCGCATGGAAGGCCCAGGACTCCAGCGAATCCAGACGTGCCGAGACCGCGGCGGGCATGCAGCCgtgcggggctgcggcgggctccggcggcgggggcagcgggcGCCGCAGCGGGCACCGACCTGCCCGGCCGGCGCGGGGGGGAggccgggggcagcggc contains:
- the DEXI gene encoding dexamethasone-induced protein isoform X2, which encodes MPAAVSARLDSLESWAFHALLVLPYMFYVGLFFVNVLILYYAFLMEYIVLNVGIVFLPEDMDQALVDLGVLSDPGSVLYETDSELDVFDGYLE